One Ricinus communis isolate WT05 ecotype wild-type chromosome 7, ASM1957865v1, whole genome shotgun sequence genomic region harbors:
- the LOC8265619 gene encoding apoptotic chromatin condensation inducer in the nucleus produces MSSKYPILENRPIDQWKVTELKEELKRRKLTTKGLKDDLIKRLDEALRIDRENNAKDVITGIDLDNQPVDGIEGSEAVPVVTGKAEVVTKFVAEKIEDVGDVKVKVQVDINNSAEVTGEEPRENVVVSGNDSSRVEGELAVPAATLQTSFEVSEDVASEVTLGGQDAKNSETHEENGDLKSQLDNEGSKPQLDNDDSKSQMDSEASKPEVNDGGSKAELDDEGSKPQLDTDVSKSQLDNEDPKPLLENEGLRSPHEDVMHDSSTPNNQVSEVSPNLGFQVKSDSISTDSVSINEKTELKDNIITDNVKLELDVKPEMVEESSNNIVPVGGESHPMDVEEPQEKKASVEEKDDSNATNADISKKNDVVDVGYSEKLNLDRSSGDDSMEEDVLESKQIDSKYNSDDIEIKSEKSEMDVVKEENLIDDVGNNLSIDEKEMGAESKTRPAVPAEKRKLNDQAVGSTEPVKRQRRWNSESVKVVEPQSSNLAPTTTPKNVLQPALSRRNLSRSDSSVSNENTPKERIVPPSQRPPTDSLRIDNFLRPFTLKAVQVLLGNTGNVTSFWMDQIKTHCYVSYSSMEEAIETRNAVYNLQWPPNGGKLLVAEFVDPQEVKMKVEAPQSPAAPTPGAFAAPSSQPQPSPRLHVSRQQLPPPPPLPPPPPLSNPPPAKERLGHPPPTPLPEKHDPPIVTLDDLFRKTRATPRIYYLPLSEEQVAAKLTERGKNAKQSAGFACRRNCSSQAERCDSLMDWDFPKTASC; encoded by the exons ATGTCATCGAAATACCCAATTCTTGAAAATCGGCCAATAGATCAGTGGAAGGTTACAGAGTTAAAGGAAGAGCTTAAGAGACGGAAATTGACTACGAAAGGTTTGAAGGATGATTTGATAAAACGCTTAGATGAAGCACTTCGAATTGATAGGGAAAATAATGCAAAAGATGTGATTACTGGTATTGACTTGGATAACCAGCCTGTTGATGGTATTGAAGGTTCTGAAGCTGTGCCAGTTGTTACTGGAAAAGCTGAAGTTGTCACGAAATTTGTTGCTGAAAAAATTGAGGATGTGGGTGATGTTAAGGTTAAGGTTCAGGTTGATATCAATAATAGTGCTGAAGTCACTGGCGAAGAACCTAGGGAAAATGTCGTAGTGAGTGGTAATGATTCTTCTAGGGTTGAAGGGGAGCTTGCTGTTCCTGCGGCTACTTTGCAAACCAGCTTTGAAGTTTCTGAGGATGTGGCATCTGAAGTAACATTGGGTGGGCAGGATGCAAAAAATTCTGAAACACATGAAGAGAATGGGGATTTGAAGTCTCAGCTGGACAATGAGGGTTCCAAGCCTCAGCTGGACAATGATGATTCAAAATCCCAGATGGACAGTGAGGCTTCCAAGCCTGAGGTGAATGATGGGGGTTCCAAGGCTGAGTTGGATGATGAGGGTTCCAAGCCTCAGCTGGACACTGATGTTTCAAAATCCCAGCTGGACAATGAGGATCCAAAGCCCCTATTGGAGAATGAGGGTTTGAGGTCTCCACACGAGGATGTAATGCATGACTCTTCTACTCCAAACAACCAGGTATCTGAGGTCAGCCCTAATTTAGGGTTTCAAGTAAAATCTGATTCTATTTCTACTGATTCTGTGTCAATTAATGAAAAGACTGAACTAAAGGATAATATAATTACTGACAATGTCAAACTAGAACTAGATGTTAAGCCAGAAATGGTGGAGGAATCATCCAATAATATTGTACCAGTTGGTGGCGAATCACATCCAATGGATGTTGAAGAGCCACAAGAGAAGAAGGCATCTGTTGAAGAGAAAGACGACAGCAATGCTACAAATGCGGATATAAGCAAGAAAAATGATGTTGTAGATGTGGGGTACTCGGAAAAGTTAAATTTAGACAGAAGTTCCGGTGATGACTCTATGGAGGAAGATGTTCTAGAGAGTAAGCAAATTGACTCAAAGTATAACTCTGAtgatattgaaattaaaagtgAGAAAAGTGAAATGGATGTTGTGAAAGAGGAAAATCTTATTGATGATGTGGGGAACAACTTGTCTATTGATGAAAAGGAAATGGGTGCGGAAAGTAAAACTCGTCCAGCTGTGCCTGCTGAGAAAAGAAAGCTTAATG ATCAAGCTGTTGGAAGCACTGAGCCGGTAAAGAGGCAACGCAGATGGAATTCTGAAAGTGTCAAGGTAGTTGAACCACAAAGCTCTAATCTAGCTCCTACCACCACACCAAAAAATGTTCTTCAGCCTGCTCTTTCAAGACGCAACCTCTCTCGATCTGACTCTTCAGTTAGCAATGAGAATACTCCAAAAGAACGTATTG TTCCACCATCGCAAAGACCTCCAACTGATTCCCTCAGAATAGATAATTTTCTGCGTCCTTTCACACTGAAAGCTGTTCAAGTGCTTCTAGGAAACACTGGCAATGTTACCAGTTTCTGGATGGACCAAATCAAAACCCACTGCTACGTGAGC TATTCATCCATGGAAGAAGCCATAGAGACACGAAATGCGGTGTATAACCTACAATGGCCTCCAAATGGTGGGAAACTTTTAGTGGCCGAGTTCGTTGATCCCCAGGAAGTGAAAATGAAAGTGGAGGCTCCTCAGTCTCCAGCTGCACCAACTCCTGGTGCTTTTGCTGCTCCATCTTCGCAACCTCAGCCTTCTCCTCGTCTGCATGTTTCTAGGCAGCAACTTCCCCCCCCACCACCTcttccacctccaccacctCTATCTAACCCACCCCCAGCCAAAGAACGGCTTGGCCATCCACCACCGACTCCACTTCCAGAGAAACATGATCCTCCTATTGTCACTCTGGATGACCTCTTCCGGAAAACCAGAGCAACTCCTCGAATCTACTATCTTCCCTTGTCAGAAGAACAAGTTGCAGCAAAGCTTACAGAAAGGGGAAAAAATGCCAAGCA GTCTGCAGGTTTTGCTTGTAGAAGGAATTGTTCCAGCCAAGCAGAGAGATGTGATTCGTTGATGGATTGGGATTTTCCGAAGACTGCCTCTTGTTAA